In Streptomyces sp. NBC_00878, a single window of DNA contains:
- a CDS encoding FAD/NAD(P)-binding domain-containing protein, translated as MTGPGDAITLCVIGAGPRGLSVLERLCANAGQAARPVVVHLVDPYPPGAGAVWRTDQPPELLMNTVASQVTLFTDDSVDCAGPSVPGPSLYEWARALGHEAYPDRILAEARRLGPDTYPTRAFHGHYLEWVFRHLLRTAPPGVTVHTHRATAVALADTPDGRQTVTLADGEPLAGMDAVVLALGHGGLTPSPEERSLGSFADRHGPLYVRPANPADADLSGIAPGTPVALRGLGLNFFDCVALLTEGRGGTFKESQSGLVYLPSGNEPVLYAGSRRGVPYHARGENEKGALGRHHPRFLTPEVIAGLRRRADDGHPVSFRGEIWPLIDREVRTVYHEAWLERYGVPPAEPWDWRRIERPYGDRDFTGRDDFRHWLLEYLRQDVAEARLGNVSGPLKAALDALRDLRNEIRLVVDHGGVSGTSYRSELDGWYTPLNAFTSIGPPAFRIEQLIALIEAEVVHVLGPGMRVRPSARERGFLVDAELVPEPPVLVGALVEARLPVVDLRRSADPLLRGLLAAGDCVPYRLSGRETGGLETGGLETGGLETGGTETSGTETGGLAVTRDAPRLVDAAGRAHPRRFAFGVPTEGVRWVTAVGIRPGVGSVTLEDSDAIARAALMLPEEAASSPLPEVPVPDASLPDASLPEVPLPDAALTRRRISGEGSRGARR; from the coding sequence ATGACCGGGCCCGGTGACGCCATCACCCTGTGCGTGATCGGCGCCGGTCCGCGGGGGCTCTCGGTCCTGGAGCGGCTCTGCGCCAACGCGGGCCAGGCCGCCCGCCCGGTCGTGGTCCACCTCGTCGACCCGTACCCGCCCGGCGCGGGCGCGGTGTGGCGCACCGACCAGCCGCCCGAGCTGCTGATGAACACGGTCGCCTCCCAGGTGACCCTGTTCACCGACGACAGCGTGGACTGCGCCGGGCCGTCGGTGCCGGGGCCGAGCCTGTACGAGTGGGCGCGCGCACTGGGGCACGAGGCCTACCCGGACCGGATCCTGGCGGAGGCGCGGCGGCTCGGCCCTGACACCTATCCGACCCGGGCCTTCCACGGCCACTACCTGGAGTGGGTGTTCCGGCATCTCTTACGCACCGCCCCTCCCGGGGTGACGGTCCACACGCACCGCGCGACCGCGGTCGCCCTGGCCGACACCCCGGACGGGCGGCAGACGGTCACCCTGGCGGACGGCGAGCCGCTCGCCGGGATGGACGCGGTGGTGCTGGCGCTCGGCCACGGCGGCCTGACCCCGAGCCCGGAGGAACGTTCGCTGGGCTCCTTCGCCGACCGGCATGGCCCGCTCTACGTGCGGCCCGCCAACCCCGCCGACGCCGACCTGAGCGGGATCGCGCCGGGCACACCCGTCGCCCTGCGCGGGCTTGGGCTCAACTTCTTCGACTGCGTGGCGCTGCTCACCGAGGGCCGCGGCGGCACGTTCAAGGAGAGCCAGTCCGGCCTGGTGTACCTCCCGAGCGGCAACGAGCCGGTGCTGTACGCCGGTTCGCGGCGCGGAGTGCCGTACCACGCACGCGGCGAGAACGAGAAGGGCGCGCTCGGCCGCCACCACCCCCGCTTCCTGACCCCCGAGGTCATCGCCGGGCTGCGGCGGCGGGCGGACGACGGACACCCCGTCTCCTTCCGCGGCGAGATCTGGCCGCTGATCGACCGTGAGGTGCGGACCGTCTACCACGAGGCGTGGCTCGAACGGTACGGAGTGCCGCCCGCCGAGCCGTGGGACTGGCGGCGGATCGAACGGCCCTACGGCGACCGGGACTTCACCGGCCGCGACGACTTCCGGCACTGGCTGCTGGAATACCTGCGGCAGGATGTCGCCGAGGCCCGGCTGGGCAATGTGAGCGGGCCGTTGAAGGCCGCGCTGGACGCCCTGCGGGACCTGCGCAACGAGATCCGGCTGGTCGTCGATCACGGCGGGGTGTCCGGCACGTCGTACCGGTCCGAACTGGACGGCTGGTACACGCCGTTGAACGCGTTCACGTCGATCGGCCCGCCCGCCTTCCGGATCGAGCAGCTGATCGCGCTGATCGAGGCCGAGGTGGTGCATGTGCTCGGGCCGGGGATGCGCGTACGGCCCTCGGCGCGCGAGCGCGGTTTCCTCGTGGACGCCGAGCTGGTGCCCGAGCCCCCCGTGCTGGTCGGCGCGCTCGTCGAGGCGCGGCTGCCCGTGGTCGATCTGCGGCGCAGCGCCGATCCCCTGCTGCGGGGGCTGCTGGCGGCCGGTGACTGTGTCCCGTACCGGCTGAGCGGTCGGGAGACGGGCGGGCTTGAGACGGGCGGGCTCGAGACGGGTGGGCTCGAGACGGGTGGGACTGAAACGAGCGGGACTGAGACGGGCGGGCTCGCGGTGACGAGGGACGCGCCCCGGCTGGTGGACGCGGCGGGCCGGGCGCACCCTCGCCGGTTCGCCTTCGGGGTGCCGACGGAGGGAGTGCGCTGGGTGACGGCGGTCGGCATCCGGCCGGGCGTCGGCTCGGTGACGCTGGAGGACTCGGACGCGATCGCGCGGGCGGCCTTGATGCTTCCGGAGGAAGCGGCATCAAGCCCGCTGCCCGAAGTGCCGGTGCCCGACGCCTCGTTGCCCGACGCCTCGTTGCCCGAAGTGCCGCTGCCGGACGCGGCTTTGACGAGACGTCGGATATCAGGCGAAGGAAGCCGAGGAGCGCGAAGATGA
- a CDS encoding NAD(P)-dependent oxidoreductase — protein sequence MRVLVAGATGAVGHPLVGALRARGHEVSALVREESRARAPEADEVVVADALDPAGLLAAVSAVRPEVVVHQMTALRLLPDDPVEAFALTARLRTEGTANLVAAARASGARRLVAQSVAFAAAPAGDPVLDEDAPLYVDAPDAGWAATVRAVAELERLALGSGPELAGVVLRYGTLYGPGTAYVRIGGTGQRVLAGKLPVPGDGSGITSFLHVVDAVGAAVAAVESEATGVFHVTDDDPAPAAQWLPHFARTLGGPPPRTVPAALAPRLLGWFMTHQLTAARGAANDRARTALGWKPLRPSWRDGLGRE from the coding sequence GTGCGCGTACTGGTCGCCGGGGCCACCGGAGCGGTCGGACATCCGCTGGTGGGAGCGTTGCGGGCGCGGGGTCATGAAGTGAGCGCGCTGGTACGGGAGGAGTCCCGGGCCCGGGCTCCGGAGGCGGACGAGGTCGTGGTCGCCGACGCCCTGGACCCGGCCGGCCTGCTGGCCGCGGTGTCGGCCGTCCGGCCCGAGGTGGTCGTCCATCAGATGACGGCGTTGCGGCTGCTCCCCGACGACCCCGTGGAGGCCTTCGCCCTGACCGCTCGGCTGCGGACCGAGGGCACGGCCAATCTCGTCGCCGCGGCCCGTGCGTCCGGTGCGCGGCGGCTGGTCGCACAGTCCGTCGCCTTCGCCGCCGCCCCGGCCGGGGACCCGGTCCTCGACGAGGACGCGCCGCTGTACGTGGACGCCCCGGACGCCGGCTGGGCCGCCACCGTACGGGCCGTCGCCGAGCTGGAGCGGCTCGCGCTGGGCAGCGGCCCGGAGCTTGCGGGCGTGGTGCTGCGGTACGGCACCCTGTACGGGCCCGGGACCGCGTACGTCCGTATCGGCGGGACCGGGCAGAGGGTGCTCGCAGGGAAGCTGCCGGTGCCCGGGGACGGTTCCGGGATCACCTCGTTCCTGCATGTGGTGGACGCCGTGGGGGCGGCCGTGGCGGCCGTCGAGTCGGAGGCCACCGGCGTCTTCCATGTGACCGACGACGATCCGGCCCCGGCCGCGCAGTGGCTGCCGCACTTCGCCCGCACGCTGGGCGGCCCGCCGCCGCGTACGGTCCCGGCGGCGCTCGCGCCCCGGCTGCTCGGCTGGTTCATGACCCATCAGCTGACCGCGGCGCGGGGCGCGGCGAACGACCGGGCCCGTACGGCACTGGGCTGGAAGCCGCTGCGGCCGAGCTGGCGTGACGGGCTGGGCCGGGAATGA
- a CDS encoding class I adenylate-forming enzyme family protein, producing MLISRQERARICSDTELGAGNVLERLTAYGRTLDEPVLWTDGGWQAPDGSRPETLTLGQLNEAVETYAGWYTAQGVRPRDPVAIHSYSSAEFAVNFLALTALGAVPSFVNGNLPPETAREYVRRQGAVGAFTDREHHDVLSPTEVAKGAAAAEGLRFCVTAGDIRPEHRASLPPSYPYRHDPTDPVLISHSSGTTGMPKGVPHTHRTLMYAQLHRLRYSTGTDMARTLVGLPGAHNAMVATLLYCLLLRTDIKLLSSQRGSQVLDAIEEFRPTTVLAFAGTFGEMAAEALADRDLSSVQVWFNTGDAAHEAHIRALVQHGSHQTMGKDLRRVRVEGSVFVDGLGSSEAGYSVFHNRHTKDTSAYSRCVGKPISFAEAAVLAEDGTPLPPGRIGRLGLKSPTLTPGYWNDSLTWNRMRLGGYWLTGDLAQQDEEGNFYHLDRAPDAVRTRDGILFSTRTEELLLRELPELADCTVVGVAPEGVRADWDGDGEAEAYALLQLTDEQGDKGSDEEVWTARVNAVLVRAGFPPVTRALRMKPDDVAKGATGKVLKRVMRDRFAARGQV from the coding sequence ATGCTCATCAGTAGGCAGGAGCGGGCGCGGATCTGCTCCGACACCGAACTCGGCGCCGGCAACGTACTGGAGCGGCTGACCGCGTACGGCCGCACGCTCGACGAACCCGTGCTGTGGACGGACGGCGGCTGGCAGGCGCCGGACGGCAGCCGTCCCGAGACGCTGACGCTCGGGCAACTGAACGAGGCGGTCGAGACCTACGCGGGCTGGTACACCGCCCAGGGCGTGCGCCCGCGCGACCCGGTCGCCATCCACTCCTACTCCAGCGCCGAGTTCGCGGTGAACTTCCTGGCGCTGACGGCCCTCGGCGCCGTCCCGTCGTTCGTCAACGGCAATCTGCCTCCGGAAACCGCCCGGGAGTACGTACGACGGCAGGGCGCGGTCGGCGCCTTCACGGACCGCGAGCACCATGACGTGCTGTCGCCAACGGAGGTGGCGAAAGGGGCCGCGGCGGCGGAAGGGCTCCGCTTCTGTGTCACCGCCGGGGACATCCGTCCGGAGCACCGCGCCTCGCTGCCGCCCTCGTATCCGTACCGGCACGACCCCACCGACCCGGTGCTCATCTCGCACTCCTCCGGAACCACCGGGATGCCCAAGGGAGTTCCGCACACCCACCGGACGCTGATGTACGCGCAGCTGCACCGGCTCCGCTACTCCACCGGCACCGACATGGCACGCACGCTGGTGGGGCTGCCGGGCGCGCACAACGCCATGGTGGCGACGCTGCTGTACTGCCTGCTGCTGCGCACGGACATCAAGCTGCTCTCCAGCCAGCGGGGCAGCCAAGTACTGGACGCCATCGAGGAGTTCCGGCCGACCACCGTGCTGGCCTTCGCCGGGACCTTCGGCGAGATGGCCGCCGAGGCGCTGGCGGACCGTGACCTGTCGAGCGTGCAGGTGTGGTTCAACACCGGGGACGCCGCGCACGAGGCGCACATCCGGGCCCTCGTCCAGCACGGCAGTCACCAGACGATGGGCAAGGACCTGCGGCGCGTACGCGTCGAGGGTTCGGTGTTCGTGGACGGGCTCGGCTCCTCGGAGGCCGGGTACTCCGTCTTCCACAACCGGCATACCAAGGACACCTCGGCCTACTCGCGCTGTGTCGGCAAGCCGATCAGCTTCGCCGAGGCCGCCGTACTCGCCGAGGACGGCACCCCGCTGCCGCCCGGCCGGATCGGCCGCCTCGGCCTCAAGTCGCCCACTCTCACGCCCGGTTACTGGAACGACTCGCTGACCTGGAACCGGATGCGGCTGGGCGGCTACTGGCTCACCGGGGACCTCGCCCAGCAGGACGAGGAGGGCAACTTCTACCACCTCGACCGGGCACCGGACGCCGTCCGCACCCGCGACGGGATCCTGTTCAGCACCCGCACCGAGGAACTCCTCCTGCGGGAGCTGCCCGAGCTGGCCGACTGCACGGTCGTCGGGGTGGCCCCCGAGGGCGTACGGGCGGACTGGGACGGCGACGGCGAGGCCGAGGCGTACGCGCTGCTCCAACTCACCGACGAGCAGGGCGACAAGGGAAGCGACGAGGAGGTGTGGACCGCGCGGGTCAACGCCGTTCTCGTACGCGCCGGGTTCCCGCCGGTGACCCGGGCCCTGCGGATGAAGCCCGACGACGTCGCCAAGGGCGCGACCGGCAAGGTCCTGAAACGTGTGATGCGCGACCGGTTCGCCGCCAGGGGGCAAGTGTGA
- a CDS encoding beta-ketoacyl synthase, producing the protein MSGEVTVTGFGVRTAFGTGGDALRRGVFAGVPSFAATTRFDTGPYRTAMAGAAADGPDAVEGWALRYALARCGEEALDMAGLRRGAEAAVLLGVAGDHTSVTRYWRGVGSDVGCGSVVAGRAHDGGPPARAKPRVGEEPQMSQPRAPLGTPMPSTSTDTKRVADAVPARLAELLAGRLGLVGPRLTFTNACVASAAAIIHGCRLISSGRTDVAVCAGGYLVEEETFGKFDSGRALSRDGMVRPFSADRSGLLLGDGVAVVVLESAEHARRRGAPPLASVVGWGAASDAHHIAQPHPEGVGLARAARQAMRLAGDPDGAALGYVNAHGTGTKYNDGAETRGLRAAFPERAESIPVSSTKSTTGHLLEAAGVVEFVITMLALTDGVLPPTAGFTAPDPECDLDYVPNEPRRTDARRALTVNAAFGGANTALVLERP; encoded by the coding sequence GTGAGCGGTGAGGTGACCGTCACCGGGTTCGGTGTGCGTACCGCGTTCGGTACGGGGGGTGATGCCTTGCGGCGCGGGGTCTTTGCGGGGGTTCCGTCGTTCGCGGCCACGACTCGGTTCGATACCGGGCCGTACCGTACGGCGATGGCGGGGGCCGCGGCTGATGGGCCCGACGCGGTCGAGGGGTGGGCCCTGCGGTATGCGCTTGCGCGGTGCGGGGAGGAGGCCCTTGACATGGCGGGGCTGCGCCGCGGCGCTGAGGCGGCCGTGCTGCTTGGTGTGGCCGGGGATCACACGAGTGTGACGCGGTATTGGCGGGGTGTCGGGTCGGATGTCGGCTGCGGATCCGTCGTGGCTGGTCGCGCCCACGATGGGGGTCCCCCCGCTCGAGCGAAGCCGAGAGTGGGGGAGGAGCCGCAAATGTCACAGCCCCGCGCCCCTTTAGGTACGCCCATGCCCAGCACCTCCACCGACACCAAGCGCGTTGCCGACGCCGTTCCCGCCCGCCTCGCCGAACTGCTCGCCGGAAGGCTTGGGTTGGTTGGGCCTCGGCTTACCTTCACCAATGCCTGTGTTGCCTCCGCCGCCGCGATCATCCATGGGTGCCGGCTGATCTCCTCCGGTCGGACCGATGTGGCCGTCTGTGCGGGCGGATACCTGGTCGAGGAGGAGACCTTCGGGAAGTTCGACTCCGGGCGGGCGCTGTCCCGCGACGGCATGGTGCGCCCGTTCAGTGCCGACCGCAGTGGACTGCTGCTCGGCGACGGTGTGGCGGTCGTCGTGCTGGAGTCCGCCGAGCACGCCCGGCGCCGCGGTGCCCCGCCGCTGGCGAGCGTGGTGGGGTGGGGCGCGGCCTCGGACGCCCACCACATCGCCCAGCCGCACCCGGAGGGCGTCGGGCTGGCCCGCGCGGCCCGGCAGGCGATGCGGCTCGCGGGCGACCCGGACGGCGCGGCCCTCGGCTACGTCAACGCCCATGGCACCGGCACCAAGTACAACGACGGTGCCGAGACCCGCGGACTGCGGGCCGCATTCCCGGAGCGGGCCGAGTCGATACCGGTCAGCTCCACCAAGAGCACCACCGGCCACCTCCTGGAGGCGGCGGGCGTCGTGGAGTTCGTCATCACGATGCTGGCCCTGACGGACGGTGTCCTGCCGCCGACCGCCGGATTCACCGCGCCCGACCCGGAGTGCGACCTCGACTACGTGCCGAACGAGCCGCGCCGGACCGACGCCCGCCGGGCCCTCACCGTCAACGCCGCCTTCGGGGGCGCCAACACCGCACTCGTCCTGGAGCGGCCGTGA
- a CDS encoding acyl carrier protein produces the protein MSTGATASDARDAREGDPAEFPLTADAVRELLADRKIFPGVPDDLGEDTELILDSLGLVWLLHVVEERFGLIVEPTYEDISGFTSLRRLTDYLRAAQTDRGEEGGSGER, from the coding sequence ATGAGTACGGGGGCCACCGCGAGCGATGCGCGCGACGCGCGCGAGGGGGACCCCGCGGAGTTCCCCCTCACCGCCGACGCCGTCCGCGAGCTGCTGGCGGACCGCAAGATCTTTCCAGGGGTGCCGGACGATCTCGGTGAGGACACCGAACTCATCCTGGACTCCCTCGGGTTGGTGTGGCTGCTGCACGTGGTGGAGGAGCGGTTCGGTCTGATCGTCGAGCCCACCTACGAGGACATCTCCGGGTTCACCTCGCTGCGGCGGCTCACCGACTATCTGCGCGCCGCCCAGACGGACCGCGGGGAGGAAGGTGGTTCCGGTGAGCGGTGA
- a CDS encoding acyl carrier protein produces the protein MSTSTLEDEIREFVLGTVIDEMNIIMSRDGITDESPVTIGGLDLDSLSLIELTLRLEARFGVEIPDTDIEPLASLSLGSLVAEVVRRGAKA, from the coding sequence ATGAGTACGTCAACGTTGGAAGACGAGATCCGTGAGTTCGTGCTGGGCACGGTCATCGACGAGATGAACATCATCATGAGCCGCGACGGCATCACGGACGAGAGTCCGGTGACCATCGGTGGGCTGGACCTGGACTCGTTGAGTCTGATCGAGCTCACGTTGCGGCTGGAGGCGCGGTTCGGTGTGGAGATACCGGACACCGACATCGAGCCCCTGGCCTCCCTGTCCCTCGGCTCCCTCGTCGCCGAGGTCGTCCGACGCGGTGCGAAGGCATGA
- a CDS encoding fatty acid--CoA ligase family protein, with the protein MGFLVRRLFDARDDRLPYLTHQHETVSRGELRERVAKQAAVFAGYGIGPGSTVGLRTPPSFTQVEVLLALWRLGAQVALFDFRLKPAEVAALCASCRPQFMVRAGSNVQATFGFRPEYEVVTECRGTGLPATTGHRLVQFSSGSTGRPKVIGRTARSLAAEVDRFAGIPGMPGEGDRVLLLSSTAHSFGLVAGLLYSLAAGVSVVFAPRISARDILRTAVNHRITTLFGVPMHYELLAAAIDPPELPDLRIAVSGGELMPPDVAARFTERYGVPVGESYGTTESGVVAMDVGGTLRPSVGRAVPGMVVRERQGELDVALDESPYLFDSGGTQYADGWLHTRDRASVDGTGAVRVHGRADSLVVIGGLKVDLVEVENVLRGHPAVEQAVVVHEDVTEAYVVTAAGSSAEGGDPSAEELLRWCRERLADYKLPRVVRLLDALPRTSNGKLLRQADALRERAAG; encoded by the coding sequence ATGGGTTTCCTCGTACGGCGGCTGTTCGACGCGCGGGACGACAGGCTTCCCTATCTGACACACCAACACGAGACCGTCAGCCGGGGCGAGTTACGGGAGCGGGTGGCCAAGCAGGCCGCCGTCTTCGCCGGTTACGGCATCGGCCCCGGCAGCACCGTGGGCCTGCGGACACCGCCCAGCTTCACCCAGGTCGAGGTGCTGCTCGCGCTGTGGCGGCTGGGCGCCCAGGTGGCACTGTTCGACTTCCGGCTCAAACCGGCCGAGGTTGCGGCGCTCTGCGCGTCCTGCCGGCCGCAGTTCATGGTCCGGGCGGGCTCCAACGTCCAGGCCACGTTCGGCTTCCGGCCCGAGTACGAGGTCGTCACCGAGTGCCGTGGCACCGGCCTGCCCGCCACCACCGGGCACCGGCTGGTCCAGTTCAGCTCGGGCTCCACCGGGCGGCCGAAAGTGATCGGCCGGACCGCGCGGTCGCTCGCCGCCGAGGTGGACCGGTTCGCCGGGATCCCCGGGATGCCGGGTGAGGGCGACCGCGTGCTGCTGCTCAGTTCGACGGCGCACAGTTTCGGCCTGGTCGCCGGGCTGCTGTACTCCCTGGCGGCCGGGGTCTCCGTCGTCTTCGCGCCCCGGATCTCGGCCCGCGACATCCTGCGGACCGCGGTGAACCACCGGATCACCACCCTGTTCGGGGTCCCGATGCACTACGAACTCCTCGCCGCCGCCATCGATCCCCCCGAACTGCCCGACCTGCGCATCGCGGTGTCGGGCGGCGAACTGATGCCCCCGGACGTCGCGGCACGGTTCACCGAGCGGTACGGGGTGCCGGTCGGCGAGTCCTACGGGACCACCGAGAGCGGTGTCGTCGCCATGGACGTCGGCGGCACGCTGCGGCCGTCGGTCGGCCGGGCCGTACCGGGCATGGTGGTCCGGGAGCGGCAGGGCGAACTGGACGTCGCCCTCGACGAGTCCCCGTATCTCTTCGACTCCGGCGGTACGCAGTACGCGGACGGCTGGCTGCACACCCGGGACCGGGCCTCGGTGGACGGCACCGGGGCGGTGCGGGTGCACGGCCGGGCCGACTCCCTTGTCGTGATCGGCGGCCTCAAGGTGGACCTCGTCGAGGTCGAGAACGTGCTGCGGGGGCATCCTGCGGTTGAGCAGGCGGTTGTGGTTCACGAGGACGTGACCGAGGCGTATGTCGTGACGGCCGCCGGGTCTTCCGCCGAGGGCGGGGATCCTTCCGCCGAGGAGTTGCTGCGGTGGTGTCGGGAGCGGCTCGCCGACTACAAGTTGCCGCGGGTGGTGCGGCTGTTGGATGCGTTGCCTCGTACGTCCAACGGGAAGCTTTTGCGCCAGGCCGATGCGCTTCGGGAGCGCGCCGCCGGGTGA
- a CDS encoding 3-dehydroquinate synthase II family protein, with amino-acid sequence MRFAWIDLREVPRPQLQAVVDAAIHARMAGVVAADAELLGTLPPTVTRVLVSEGGSVAAAAAKRPADKPGDRPGDKPGDKEGKGTGGSKDTNPASGKGSSPVGTGIDVLLRKFGTQDELDALAADHRAAVGTGSAGGTGGTPVSGFIDVRDDRTLTLSCAGAMVLPYTVIHFADPTKIPLEIVLAAAESAEGKLVTVVDGLEEAAIVFDVLERGSDGILFTPRSADEVFALARLLEATTPQLELSTLTVESIRHVGLGDRVCVDTCSHFEEDEGILVGSYSSGFVLCCSETHPLPYMPTRPFRVNAGALHSYTLGPDNRTSYLSEVGSGSALLAVGADGRTRRVVVGRAKLESRPLLEIRTHAEDGRLVSLTVQDDWHVRVLGPGGKVLNVTELQTGDELLGYLAADKRHVGLPIGEFCKEV; translated from the coding sequence ATGAGGTTCGCATGGATCGATCTGCGTGAAGTCCCCCGTCCGCAGCTCCAGGCGGTGGTGGACGCGGCCATTCACGCCCGGATGGCCGGGGTGGTGGCCGCCGACGCCGAGTTACTCGGGACCCTGCCCCCGACGGTCACGCGGGTGCTCGTCTCCGAGGGGGGTTCGGTTGCGGCCGCCGCCGCGAAGAGGCCCGCCGACAAGCCCGGTGACAGGCCTGGTGACAAGCCCGGCGACAAGGAGGGGAAGGGTACCGGCGGCTCGAAGGACACCAACCCGGCCTCCGGCAAGGGCAGTTCCCCGGTCGGCACCGGAATCGACGTCCTCCTGCGGAAGTTCGGCACCCAGGATGAGCTGGACGCCCTGGCCGCCGATCATCGAGCCGCCGTCGGCACCGGCAGCGCCGGCGGTACCGGCGGCACGCCCGTCTCCGGATTCATCGACGTACGGGACGACCGCACGCTGACGCTGTCCTGCGCGGGCGCCATGGTGCTGCCGTACACCGTCATCCACTTCGCCGACCCGACCAAGATCCCGCTGGAGATCGTGCTCGCCGCGGCCGAGTCCGCCGAGGGCAAACTGGTGACCGTCGTCGACGGCCTGGAGGAGGCGGCCATCGTCTTCGACGTCCTCGAACGCGGCTCGGACGGCATCCTGTTCACGCCCCGCAGCGCCGACGAAGTGTTCGCGCTGGCACGGCTGTTGGAGGCCACGACGCCCCAACTGGAGCTGTCCACACTGACCGTGGAGAGCATCCGGCACGTCGGGCTCGGCGACCGGGTCTGCGTCGACACCTGCTCGCACTTCGAGGAGGACGAGGGCATCCTCGTCGGCTCGTACTCCTCCGGGTTCGTGCTCTGCTGCAGCGAGACCCACCCCCTGCCGTACATGCCGACCAGGCCGTTCCGGGTCAACGCCGGTGCCCTGCACTCGTACACGCTCGGGCCCGACAACCGCACCAGCTATCTGAGCGAGGTCGGTTCCGGCAGCGCCCTGCTCGCGGTCGGCGCCGACGGGCGCACCCGGCGGGTCGTGGTCGGGCGCGCCAAACTGGAGTCCAGGCCGCTGCTGGAGATCCGTACCCACGCCGAGGACGGCCGGCTGGTCAGCCTCACCGTGCAGGACGACTGGCACGTACGGGTGCTCGGCCCGGGCGGGAAGGTCCTCAACGTCACCGAGTTGCAGACGGGTGACGAGTTGCTCGGCTATCTGGCCGCGGACAAGCGCCATGTGGGCCTGCCCATCGGCGAGTTCTGCAAGGAAGTCTGA
- a CDS encoding 2-amino-3,7-dideoxy-D-threo-hept-6-ulosonate synthase, whose product MLKTGKLLRLRRLSLAGDDRHLLVPLDHSVSDGPIVPADKWDDLLRALVAGGADGIIVHKGRASALPPDILKSCALVVHLSASTARSADVHAKVLVADVEEALRLGADAVSVHVNIGSDTEAQQLADLGAVARSCDAWGMPLIAMVYPRGPRIEDPRDPDLLAHLANVAADLGADMVKTSVALPLDRMAEVVAGSPIPVLAAGGPPDGSDLVEYGAAVMATGCRGLAIGRRIFSSPSPAALVSRLAAVVHGRPGAPDDNSITNDMNMADYSTIVAGVA is encoded by the coding sequence ATGCTGAAAACTGGCAAGCTATTACGCTTAAGAAGACTTTCGCTGGCGGGTGACGACCGGCACCTGCTCGTACCGCTCGACCACAGCGTTTCGGACGGCCCGATCGTCCCCGCCGACAAGTGGGACGACCTGCTGCGCGCACTGGTGGCCGGCGGAGCCGACGGGATCATCGTCCACAAGGGGCGGGCGAGCGCCCTCCCGCCGGACATCCTGAAGAGCTGCGCCCTGGTGGTGCACCTGAGCGCCAGCACCGCCCGCTCCGCCGACGTCCACGCCAAGGTGCTGGTCGCCGATGTCGAGGAGGCGCTGCGGCTCGGCGCGGACGCGGTCAGCGTCCATGTGAACATCGGCTCGGACACCGAGGCACAGCAGCTCGCCGACCTGGGGGCGGTGGCCCGTTCCTGCGACGCGTGGGGCATGCCGCTGATCGCGATGGTCTACCCCCGCGGCCCCCGTATCGAGGACCCGCGCGACCCCGACCTCCTCGCCCATCTGGCCAACGTCGCCGCCGACCTGGGCGCGGACATGGTGAAGACCTCCGTCGCCCTGCCGCTCGACCGGATGGCCGAGGTGGTGGCGGGCAGCCCCATCCCCGTCCTCGCGGCCGGCGGTCCGCCGGACGGCTCCGACCTCGTCGAGTACGGCGCCGCCGTGATGGCCACCGGCTGCCGGGGGCTGGCCATCGGCCGCCGGATCTTCTCGTCCCCTTCCCCGGCCGCGCTGGTGTCCCGGCTCGCGGCGGTCGTGCACGGCCGTCCCGGCGCGCCCGACGACAACAGCATCACCAATGACATGAACATGGCTGATTACTCGACGATCGTGGCAGGAGTCGCATGA